The Polaribacter sp. KT25b genome contains the following window.
TGCAATTTCTTCGCCTAAAAACTTAATAATTGGCGATTGTAAATCATTTTCATTTACAATAATATACGCTAAACCACCTAAACCATTTTGTTGTGCAATGGCTGTTAAGTTTTCAATTTGACCTTTAGACATACGTTTGTTTCCTTGCTCTTCTGCAGAAACCTTAATACATTTTACAATTCCGCCATCATCAATAGGTTTGCTAAAAACTTGAAATGTGGTGTCTTTTACAATGTCTGTAATGTCTTGCATTTGCAAACCATAACGTAAATCTGGTCTATCACAACCATATTTATCCATCGCATCTTTGTAGGTAATTATTTCAAATGGATGTAAAATCCATTTTTTACCATAGATTTTTTTAACAACTTCGTTAAACATTTTGGTGTTTAAATCGATAATCTGTTGCATACTTGCGTATGCCATCTCAATATCTAGTTGTGTAAATTCAGGTTGACGATCTCCACGAGAATCTTCATCTCTAAAACAACGTGCAATTTGAAAATATTTTTCAAATCCACCAACCATTAACATTTGTTTAAACTGCTGTGGCGCTTGTGGTAAAGTATAGAAAGAACCTGCTTGTTTTCTTGTTGGAACAATAAATTCTCTTGCACCTTCATCTGTTCCTGCAGTTAAAATTGGTGTTTCAATTTCTAAGAATTCTTCTTCGTCTAAAACATCACGTAATAACTTAATTACTTTATGGCGATTTACAATTGCTTTACGAACATCATCATTTCTATGATCTAAAAACTTGTATTGAAAACGAACATTTTCATTCGATTTTGTAGCTTTCTTAATTTCAAAAGGAAGCGTTTTAGATAAGTTTAAGATTTCTAAAACAGCTGTTTCAAGCTCAATTTTACCTGTTCTTAAACCTGCATTGTAATCATCTTCTTTTCTTTGAACTACAACACCAGTAACCATAATTACTGTTTCTGGTTTTAATTTTACAAGTTCATCTAAATTAGGAAACGTTTCTCTACTTAAACGTACTTGAAAAATTTGATTGCTTGAATCGCGTAAATCAATAAAAATTAATTCACCATGATCTCGAACACTTGCAACCCAACCAGCTAAAGTAACTTCTTCATTAATAGAAGTTTCTGATAATTGAGAAATTTTATGAGTTCTATACTCTTCTTTTATTATTAGAGGAATTTGAGGTAAAATTTCTTCTAAGTTTCCTTTTTGACCTTCTTTATCCGCTTTTAATTGTTGGGTTTTAGCTGTTGGATGAGAACCAGTAGCTAAAGGCGAATGGCTAAGTGCTTTTAGAATTTCAGTTCTAATAACTTTACCTGATGCTCCTTTACCGATAATTGCAATTACTTTACCAACAAGAATTCCTGCTTTACCTTGGTTTCCTGCTTTAATATCGTTGGCGATTGCTTCATTGTCTGCAATTACTTTTATAACGGCATCTTTTATTTTGTCTTCTGATATCGTATTGTCATCAAAATACTTTTTATAATCAAAAGTTCTGTCTTTTAAGTATGAAGTTATTCCGTTTTGAACTAAAACAGAAGTAATTTTATCTTCTTTAAATAATTGGAAAATTTCAGTTAAGTGTGCAATACTATGAATATTTGCATATTCATCTGCGCCAATATTATTTACCAATGTTTTTGCAACAAAAGATGGATCTTTAATTACATTATTAATCGCAATAAAAGTTTCTGAACGTAAAGAATCCGCAGTAAAAAACTTAGCATCTTGCGGTAAAACGCCACCTTTTATCAGAATAGATTCTACAGCAAAAGGTAAAGAACTTACATCTACATCTATACTCTCTACAACTTGCTTAATATTTACAAAAGGTAAATCTGGTTCAGAAATAAAACGATAATCTGCTTCAAATTCCTTTGTACGCATTGTTTTGGTTTGCTTTAAATCGGCATCCCATAAAACTGTAGTTTGTTCTGGTCTAAACTCTTTATGTTCTATAAAATAGTTAAGTTGTTTCTCAATTTCTTCCTTCAAAGCATCCACCATAAACTTAAACGAATTCAAGTTTTTAATTTCTGTTCTTGGATTTAAATGATACGTATGTTTTTTTCTAAGTGATACAGAAACATCAGATTTAAACTCACCTTTTTCAAGATTTGCTTCTGATATTTTTAAATTCTGAACAATTCTCTGAATATATTGTGCGTAGGTCGATGCATCTTCGATATGGCGAATACAAGGATCGGTTACAATTTCTATTAAAGGAACTCCAGCTTTATTAAAATCGACTAAAGAAACTTTCTTTTCATGCATCAATTTTGCAGCATCTTCCTCAATATGAACTTGGGTTAAAGTCACTGTAAATTGAGATCCATCATTTCTATAACAAGAAACTTGACCGTCTGGAATTACAGGATTATGAAACTGCGTAATTTGAATGTTCTTTGGATTATCTGGATACTCATAGTGCTTTCTATCCCAAGAAATAACTTCATTTCTAAAAGTAGATTTTACTGCTTTTCCAAAATAAATAGCTTTTTTAATTGCTTCTTTATTGATGGATGGTAAAACGCCCATTTGTCCTGTGCAAACAGAACATATATTGGTGTTTGGTTGTTCTATTTCTTGATTTGCGCAAGAACAGAATAACTTCGATTTTGTGTTTAAACGAACGTGTGTTTCAAGACCGATTACTAACTCTAAATCGTGCTTTTTTAATAGCTTATTTAATTGTTCCAGTTCCATTATATCGTATCTTTTAAGAAGTTAGCAAACTTCAAAACGAGTTCGTCATTATTTTTTGCAGCAGTAATCTGTAAGCCAGTTGCTGTTCCTTGAGGTATTGTTAAAGTTGGTAATTGTCCTAAACTAAAGCCAACTGTGTAAGCATCCGATAAATACATTGCTAAAGGATCTTTTAAACTATCGCCAATTTTTGGTGGCGAATTTGGTGTTACTGGCGATAAAATAATATCAACTTCTTTAAAATCTTTTTCAAAATTATCAGCAATTTGATCTCTTAAATTCAATCCTTTTAAATAGATTTCATCAGAAAAACCTTGAGACAACACTTGATTTCCACCAACAATTCTACGTTTTGTTTCTTCAGAAAAGTTTTCTGAACGTGTTATAGAATACGTGTCTTTTAAATTATCACCTTCAATTCTTGCGCCGTAATTTGTGCCATCTAATCTTGATAAATTAGAAGCCGTTTCTGCCATTGCTAACGTATAATAGGTAGAAACTAAAGTGTCAGCTTCAAAGAAATCTAGTTCTTTAACTTCAATTCCTTTTGCTTTTATTTTTTCTATGGATGCTAAAAAATCAGCTTTTACTTGCGCATCAATTGCATCGCTTTCTATAAAATTCTTAAAATAGCCAACTGTTTTTATTTCATCAGCATTTAAAATATTGTCTTCTAAAATTGTTTCTGATTGATAAGTTGTCTGATCTTTTATATCCTTTCCACTCATCACATTTAAAACAATTCTAATATCTTCTATAGATTTTGCAATTGGCCCCACACAATCTGTTGACGATGCATATGCCATTAATCCAAACCTTGAAATTCTTCCATAAGAAGGTTTTAATCCGAAGATTTTATTATAACCTGCTGGTTGACGAATTGAACCACCAGTATCTCCACCAATTGAAAAAACAGTAAAGTCTTTTGCAACATTTACGGCAGAACCACCACTAGAACCACCAGAAACTAAATTGGTGTTTAGAGCATTTTTTACAGCTCCGAAAATGGTGTTTTCTGATGAAGAACCATGACCAAAACTATCGCAATTTTCTTTTACTAAAGGTATTGCTCCAGCGTCTAACAATTTTTGAATTGCAGTTGCTGTATATGAAGATTTGTAGTTTTTTAATAAATCTGAACTTGCAGTAGCTAAAGTGCCTTGCAACATATAAACATCTTTAATTCCAAAAGGAATTCCTTCTAGTAAACCAATTTCTTGTCCGTTTTCAATTTTAGCATCTACTTTAGTCGCTAATTCTAAAGCTAATGTATCTAAAAGAGCATTTACGGTATTGTGAGTGTTCGATTTTAATAAATCTAATCTGTCTTGCACTAATTTTGTACAAGTTATTTCTTTGTTCATCAATTGCTGATGAATCTCGTGTATTTGCGATTTCATAACTATTCTTCTATCACTTTTGCAACTACTAAATAGCCATTTTTTTCTTTCGGAAAGTTTTCAATAATGATTTGCTTTTCGGCATTAGGACTATCAATAACAACATCACTTCTTAAATCATCTAAAGAAACGGCATTATTATGATTATTATTAAAAGAATTATTATTTATTGAATTGGCATTTTTTATGGATTCGAATAATTTATTCACAGACTCAGATGGCTGCGCTCCTTTAATACTAGACAAAATGTCTACAGTCATAATTTTACTCATTTCTTTTTTTGTTTTAGTTTATATATAAACTTAAGGCGGCAAAACTACAAAAGTTTTAACTCTGATTAAAGTATTATATAAATAAAACACACCAACAATTTAAGTAGTAAATCATTGGTGCGTTAATTAATTCAGTAAATTCAAATCAAACATATGTTTGGAGGTACAAATATATCTTTTTTCATTCTACTTGAAAAGTTAATATTTGTATATGGTTTTAAATTGATACTTTATCTGTATTATTTGTTGTTATTTGTAATGAAAATTAATTTTTTTTTATATTTTAATTTATAATCATAAATTATGAAAAAAAACTTAAAATAAAATTTGTTCAAATAGAAATTGCTTTCTACATTTGTACCTCAATGAAAAACAATACAAAAAATACATGGTGGTGGAACTCTCTTATTAAATAAGTGAGAAGTATACTATATGTAAAAATATAATAAAAAGGCTTATCTCACGATAAGCCTTTTCGCTTTTTATTAAGCGTCATTACGAGGAGTTTACAACAAAGTAATCTCTTTATAAATAAACAGATTGCCACAGCAAATTAAATTTTTGCTTCGCAATGACACATAATAGAAGAATGAAAAAAATACAATTTAAAACAATTTCTAAAACAAAAATGGCAGACACAGTTACACCT
Protein-coding sequences here:
- the gatB/aspS gene encoding bifunctional amidotransferase subunit GatB/aspartate--tRNA ligase AspS, with product MELEQLNKLLKKHDLELVIGLETHVRLNTKSKLFCSCANQEIEQPNTNICSVCTGQMGVLPSINKEAIKKAIYFGKAVKSTFRNEVISWDRKHYEYPDNPKNIQITQFHNPVIPDGQVSCYRNDGSQFTVTLTQVHIEEDAAKLMHEKKVSLVDFNKAGVPLIEIVTDPCIRHIEDASTYAQYIQRIVQNLKISEANLEKGEFKSDVSVSLRKKHTYHLNPRTEIKNLNSFKFMVDALKEEIEKQLNYFIEHKEFRPEQTTVLWDADLKQTKTMRTKEFEADYRFISEPDLPFVNIKQVVESIDVDVSSLPFAVESILIKGGVLPQDAKFFTADSLRSETFIAINNVIKDPSFVAKTLVNNIGADEYANIHSIAHLTEIFQLFKEDKITSVLVQNGITSYLKDRTFDYKKYFDDNTISEDKIKDAVIKVIADNEAIANDIKAGNQGKAGILVGKVIAIIGKGASGKVIRTEILKALSHSPLATGSHPTAKTQQLKADKEGQKGNLEEILPQIPLIIKEEYRTHKISQLSETSINEEVTLAGWVASVRDHGELIFIDLRDSSNQIFQVRLSRETFPNLDELVKLKPETVIMVTGVVVQRKEDDYNAGLRTGKIELETAVLEILNLSKTLPFEIKKATKSNENVRFQYKFLDHRNDDVRKAIVNRHKVIKLLRDVLDEEEFLEIETPILTAGTDEGAREFIVPTRKQAGSFYTLPQAPQQFKQMLMVGGFEKYFQIARCFRDEDSRGDRQPEFTQLDIEMAYASMQQIIDLNTKMFNEVVKKIYGKKWILHPFEIITYKDAMDKYGCDRPDLRYGLQMQDITDIVKDTTFQVFSKPIDDGGIVKCIKVSAEEQGNKRMSKGQIENLTAIAQQNGLGGLAYIIVNENDLQSPIIKFLGEEIAANIIKATDAQVGDIVFFSAADYATANKALDAVRQEMGRILKLINPKELRPAWVVDFPMFEKTDEGRWTFTHNPFSMPAIYDLEKHMNNTDDEIGTIIAQQYDLILNGYEIGGGSVRAHKAEILEATYKNMGYNKEEMMKSVGTMYKAFQYGAPPHGGIAWGIDRLMMILEKKASIREVMAFPKTGTSEDLLFNAPSPLSDKKVEEMNVRIIR
- a CDS encoding amidase family protein; translated protein: MKSQIHEIHQQLMNKEITCTKLVQDRLDLLKSNTHNTVNALLDTLALELATKVDAKIENGQEIGLLEGIPFGIKDVYMLQGTLATASSDLLKNYKSSYTATAIQKLLDAGAIPLVKENCDSFGHGSSSENTIFGAVKNALNTNLVSGGSSGGSAVNVAKDFTVFSIGGDTGGSIRQPAGYNKIFGLKPSYGRISRFGLMAYASSTDCVGPIAKSIEDIRIVLNVMSGKDIKDQTTYQSETILEDNILNADEIKTVGYFKNFIESDAIDAQVKADFLASIEKIKAKGIEVKELDFFEADTLVSTYYTLAMAETASNLSRLDGTNYGARIEGDNLKDTYSITRSENFSEETKRRIVGGNQVLSQGFSDEIYLKGLNLRDQIADNFEKDFKEVDIILSPVTPNSPPKIGDSLKDPLAMYLSDAYTVGFSLGQLPTLTIPQGTATGLQITAAKNNDELVLKFANFLKDTI